One window of the Pyxicephalus adspersus chromosome 5, UCB_Pads_2.0, whole genome shotgun sequence genome contains the following:
- the LOC140331813 gene encoding zinc finger protein 747-like, with protein sequence MAGTANKRDAISFFDVAVVFSGEEWELLGDQQRALYMEVMKENYEHFIYLGFRVPIILSWLQNRSTANGGAADQKPSPKPPNPVPAANQVKVEREWEDQTDGIEHPRNGAIRKSSKRVQRSKTLD encoded by the exons ATGGCCGGAACTGCGAACAAGCGG GACGCCATCTCTTTCTTTGATGTTGCTGTCGTATTCTCGGGGGAGGAGTGGGAGCTGCTTGGTGACCAGCAGAGGGCGCTCTACATGGAGGTGATGAAAGAGAACTACGAGCATTTCATCTACCTAG GATTTAGAGTCCCCATTATCTTGTCGTGGCTGCAGAACAGAAGTACGGCCAATGGTGGGGCGGCAGATCAGAAACCATCCCCCAAACCCCCTAATCCAG TTCCTGCAGCCAATCAGGTGAAAGTAGAGAGGGAGTGGGAGGATCAGACGGATGGAATTGAGCACCCCAGGAATGGAGCCATCAGGAAATCCTCTAAGAGGGTTCAGCGGAGTAAAACCTTGGACTAG
- the LOC140331809 gene encoding uncharacterized protein, with protein MNPPMVTTAVDPPTTRAAPEEPRPHPNTNINGTAAPKWFTKTPLPQTAPQSSTPSTSKKNLPQKESEKPLKCNYCEKRFNDKSILEAHHRIHTGKLAYACPKCDKSFSKPSLLAAHSNTHKDGKPFQCDQCEKNFNDQALLVAHKRTHTGDKPQKCTHCNRWFPNRASLDEHAECHLKLKPYQCQHCDKSFNDKSLLVIHESIHTDTKPFKCSLCNESFYLKNQLTNHLVIHGPDKPHRCSQCERSFNKRETLIAHIRVHNLQSLHVQQTLK; from the coding sequence ATGAACCCTCCCATGGTAACCACCGCAGTGGACCCTCCCACCACCAGAGCCGCCCCTGAGGAGCCCAGGCCACATCCAAACACCAATATTAATGGAACAGCAGCTCCTAAATGGTTCACAAAGACCCCTCTACCCCAGACTGCCCCCCAAAGCAGCACCCCCTCCACCTCCAAAAAGAACTTGCcacaaaaagaaagtgaaaaacctttgaaatgtaattattgtGAGAAAAGGTTTAACGATAAATCCATTTTAGAAGCTCATCATCGGATCCACACGGGGAAGTTGGCCTACGCTTGTCCGAAGTGTGATAAAAGTTTCTCCAAACCGTCTCTGCTGGCGGCTCACAGCAACACCCACAAGGATGGGAAACCTTTCCAGTGCGATCAGTGCGAAAAGAACTTCAATGATCAGGCGCTGCTGGTGGCCCATAAGAGGACCCACACCGGGGACAAACCCCAGAAGTGCACCCATTGCAACCGATGGTTCCCCAACCGCGCCAGCCTTGACGAACATGCAGAATGTCACCTGAAACTCAAACCGTACCAATGCCAGCACTGCGACAAAAGCTTCAACGACAAATCCCTGCTGGTCATCCATGAGAGCATTCACACAGACACCAAACCCTTCAAATGTAGCCTATGCAACGAGAGCTTCTACCTAAAAAACCAGCTGACCAACCACCTGGTCATACACGGCCCCGATAAACCCCACCGGTGCAGCCAATGTGAGCGGAGCTTCAACAAGAGGGAGACCCTCATAGCTCATATCCGGGTGCACAACCTGCAGAGTCTCCAT